A part of Acidisarcina sp. genomic DNA contains:
- a CDS encoding glycosyltransferase, whose translation MIHRILHVGKYYPPHRGGMETHLRDLAVRQTGAASVNVIVANSAPRHERSVIEEVSVTRVARIGTIASMPICPGLMAAIRSTPAHLVHVHMPNPGAALAFLMSGHSGKLVITHHADTMGRRFLREFSDPFVYRLMHRADRIIVTSTRYLDSSSELAPFREKCRVIPLGIEIEDPTITGHTTREELSRQFGPRLILAVGRLVPYKGFDVLIRAMKHVDARLLLIGTGPEHKALASLVEAEGVKEKIAMLGRVDNLDPYFAVASVFVLPSVTRAEAFGIVQMEAMAAGLPVVNTDIDSGVPEVSVHGKTGITVPPGDVTALSEAMQLLLERDDLRLQFGEAARARVETEYTADLMTARTLSIYSEVLGQRETWERQDGT comes from the coding sequence ATGATTCATAGAATCCTACATGTCGGCAAGTACTATCCGCCACACCGGGGTGGTATGGAAACGCACCTGCGCGATTTAGCTGTTCGCCAGACCGGCGCAGCCAGTGTCAACGTCATTGTTGCGAATAGTGCACCTCGGCATGAGCGTTCCGTCATTGAGGAAGTTTCCGTTACCCGGGTTGCGAGGATAGGAACTATTGCATCGATGCCTATCTGTCCGGGCTTGATGGCGGCCATTCGTAGCACCCCCGCCCACCTTGTGCATGTTCATATGCCCAATCCCGGCGCAGCCTTGGCCTTTCTTATGAGCGGGCACTCGGGGAAACTGGTAATTACACACCATGCTGACACGATGGGCAGGCGGTTTCTGCGTGAGTTCAGCGATCCTTTTGTTTACCGCCTTATGCATCGAGCGGACCGAATTATAGTCACCTCTACGCGTTATCTCGACTCATCTTCAGAGCTTGCGCCCTTCCGTGAAAAATGCCGTGTTATTCCACTTGGTATCGAAATTGAGGACCCTACGATCACTGGCCACACCACGCGTGAAGAGCTAAGCCGACAATTTGGGCCCCGGCTAATTCTGGCTGTCGGCAGGCTCGTGCCATACAAAGGCTTTGACGTTTTGATTCGAGCCATGAAGCATGTCGACGCGCGGCTTCTTCTTATTGGAACTGGCCCAGAACACAAAGCGTTGGCGAGCCTCGTAGAGGCCGAGGGGGTGAAGGAGAAGATCGCCATGCTAGGTCGTGTTGATAATCTTGATCCTTATTTTGCGGTGGCATCTGTCTTTGTACTTCCATCTGTGACAAGAGCGGAAGCATTTGGCATTGTCCAAATGGAGGCTATGGCTGCGGGCTTGCCAGTGGTCAACACAGACATTGATTCAGGCGTACCTGAAGTTTCCGTCCATGGTAAAACAGGAATCACGGTGCCTCCGGGAGACGTAACTGCCTTATCTGAAGCCATGCAGTTGCTCTTGGAGCGAGATGATCTTAGACTTCAATTCGGAGAGGCGGCAAGGGCTAGAGTAGAAACTGAATACACGGCTGACCTGATGACTGCTAGAACTCTATCCATATACTCGGAAGTACTTGGCCAACGAGAAACGTGGGAGAGGCAGGATGGGACGTAG